In Pseudomonas fluorescens, one genomic interval encodes:
- a CDS encoding terminase large subunit domain-containing protein — MIANTGNLLLDRQLARWYPLKDHPVQLALVAAVAEGIRFPLVPAGRRSGKTERFKRFLVKQASAYTGMYFAAAPTHAQAKKIFWDDLKAFTLSCMHSRRPSESDLIIYLDNGSEIHVIGLDKPQRIEGIPWTGGGIDEFADIKPDAWEANILPALNTVNPTMPDYRAWCWLLGVPDGLNHYYDLCMQAESGSDPNFRVFHWKSAEILPPDVMDAMKRAMSAKQFKQEFEASFETASGRIYEDYSKANVTNAAIEPHEQLMWMHDQNFTPLSSAIGVRRNDGKDLYLLDEIVLISAVSKQSAAEFVDKFKDHKNKHVLIYGDPAGKAGEKHGHASDYTDIEGVLKANGWTYTRKVKPAHPSIKDRQNAVRAKILTASGETSLFINPVTAPWCHKGLSTVQLQAGSTFQEDQKNDYQHITTAIGYCIDVEWPCIKRTGGTRRIGGLA, encoded by the coding sequence ATGATTGCCAATACCGGCAACCTATTGCTTGATCGCCAGTTGGCGCGCTGGTATCCGCTCAAGGATCACCCGGTGCAGCTCGCACTGGTTGCTGCTGTCGCGGAAGGCATTCGTTTCCCGTTGGTTCCTGCAGGTCGCCGGAGCGGTAAGACCGAGCGGTTCAAGCGCTTCCTGGTGAAGCAGGCATCCGCCTACACCGGCATGTACTTCGCCGCAGCGCCGACGCACGCTCAGGCCAAGAAGATTTTCTGGGATGACCTCAAGGCTTTCACGCTGAGCTGCATGCACAGTCGCCGGCCTTCTGAGTCTGACCTGATCATCTACCTGGACAACGGTAGCGAGATCCACGTCATCGGGTTGGACAAGCCGCAACGTATCGAAGGCATCCCTTGGACTGGCGGCGGTATCGACGAATTCGCCGACATCAAACCGGATGCCTGGGAGGCCAACATTCTCCCAGCGTTGAACACCGTCAACCCAACCATGCCGGATTACCGAGCCTGGTGCTGGCTGCTCGGTGTTCCGGACGGTCTGAACCACTATTACGACCTGTGCATGCAGGCTGAGTCGGGCAGTGATCCGAACTTCCGGGTGTTCCACTGGAAGTCGGCCGAGATCCTGCCGCCCGATGTGATGGACGCGATGAAGCGGGCCATGTCGGCAAAGCAGTTCAAGCAAGAATTTGAAGCCTCGTTCGAAACAGCGTCTGGCCGGATCTACGAGGACTACAGCAAAGCGAACGTCACGAATGCCGCCATTGAGCCGCACGAGCAACTGATGTGGATGCACGACCAGAACTTCACACCTCTGTCATCCGCGATCGGTGTCCGGCGCAACGACGGCAAAGACCTTTATCTGCTGGATGAGATCGTGCTGATCAGCGCTGTATCGAAGCAGTCGGCTGCTGAGTTCGTGGACAAATTCAAGGACCACAAGAACAAGCACGTCCTGATCTATGGTGACCCTGCGGGCAAGGCCGGCGAAAAGCACGGCCACGCCTCTGACTACACCGACATTGAGGGCGTGCTGAAGGCCAATGGCTGGACGTACACGCGCAAGGTCAAGCCGGCGCACCCGTCCATCAAGGATCGGCAGAACGCCGTTCGGGCAAAGATCCTGACCGCGTCAGGCGAAACCAGCCTGTTCATCAACCCTGTTACAGCGCCTTGGTGCCACAAGGGATTGAGCACGGTTCAGCTTCAGGCTGGGTCAACGTTTCAGGAAGACCAGAAGAACGACTACCAGCACATCACCACGGCGATAGGCTATTGCATCGACGTTGAGTGGCCGTGCATCAAACGCACAGGCGGAACACGCCGAATTGGAGGCTTGGCCTGA
- a CDS encoding DUF4055 domain-containing protein, with protein sequence MPVQSTNPDYDAHIAEWEMMDDALEGECAVKRNERNLPKPSGMVEAEKLDAAGNKYLYANYTARAQYEHWVRDSLRSMMGLVSRLIPEIELPAGLKGLEDNATADGFGLKQLFFRMVRQAISHGRVPLVVNIDERGEPYLSTYATRNAINWDTADRGGRQDLVLSVFREFRKKGGDRYSHDCDTVFREFFMQNSVCYTSVRNEGGELVEDEKPLGTTGTDNRLVKGLPYLPVIYCGSTDNSPDVDEVPLLTMARAALKSYQLSADYFTALHQTSHPQPWVSGLDDSVELSVTGPSAAWDLGPNGKCGYLEFQGAGVEAVRKAMDSQKSAALEAGAKVMDVGGTESGEARKTRQNDQHATLHSIVITAAEAVEQGLRYAAEWKGYDPKQVKFKVNPEFVTPVVDAQVLAELLKGVMAGTISADTYWQYLTTGKLPDRPYEDEADLISDERESAGINLDKDDANDKPGAGRQPTAGADDAPLGNAGAA encoded by the coding sequence ATGCCAGTGCAATCGACAAACCCGGACTACGACGCGCACATCGCCGAGTGGGAGATGATGGATGACGCGCTTGAGGGTGAGTGCGCCGTCAAGCGCAATGAACGCAACCTGCCCAAACCGAGTGGCATGGTTGAGGCCGAAAAGCTCGACGCCGCCGGTAACAAGTACCTTTACGCGAACTACACGGCCCGCGCTCAGTACGAACACTGGGTGCGCGACTCTCTGCGCTCGATGATGGGGTTGGTGTCTCGGTTGATCCCGGAGATCGAATTGCCCGCCGGCCTGAAAGGGCTGGAGGACAACGCCACAGCGGACGGCTTCGGCCTGAAGCAGTTGTTCTTCCGCATGGTGCGCCAGGCTATCTCGCACGGTCGGGTGCCGCTGGTGGTGAACATTGATGAGCGCGGTGAGCCGTATCTCTCGACGTATGCCACGCGCAACGCCATCAACTGGGACACCGCAGATCGGGGCGGCCGGCAGGATCTGGTCCTTTCGGTGTTCCGCGAGTTTCGCAAGAAGGGCGGCGATCGCTACAGCCACGACTGCGACACGGTTTTCCGTGAGTTCTTCATGCAGAACAGCGTTTGCTACACCTCGGTACGCAATGAGGGTGGCGAACTCGTCGAGGACGAGAAACCCCTCGGCACTACGGGCACTGACAACCGTCTGGTCAAGGGGCTGCCCTACCTGCCGGTGATCTACTGCGGTTCGACCGACAACTCGCCAGACGTCGACGAGGTGCCACTGCTGACCATGGCGCGGGCCGCGTTGAAGTCGTATCAGCTGAGTGCCGACTACTTCACCGCGCTGCACCAAACCAGCCATCCGCAGCCGTGGGTATCGGGTCTCGATGACTCCGTAGAGCTCAGCGTGACCGGGCCATCGGCGGCATGGGATCTTGGCCCGAATGGTAAGTGTGGCTATTTGGAATTCCAGGGCGCCGGCGTTGAGGCTGTTCGCAAGGCCATGGATAGCCAGAAGAGCGCGGCGCTTGAAGCAGGCGCCAAGGTCATGGACGTGGGTGGCACTGAGTCGGGCGAGGCGCGCAAGACACGCCAGAACGATCAGCATGCCACGTTGCATAGCATTGTCATCACGGCGGCAGAGGCGGTGGAGCAGGGCCTGCGGTATGCAGCTGAGTGGAAGGGCTACGACCCCAAGCAGGTCAAGTTCAAGGTGAACCCTGAGTTCGTGACCCCGGTGGTCGACGCCCAGGTGCTCGCCGAGCTGCTGAAGGGCGTGATGGCCGGGACGATCAGCGCTGACACCTACTGGCAGTACCTCACCACCGGCAAGTTGCCGGATCGCCCATATGAAGACGAAGCCGACCTGATCAGCGATGAGCGGGAGTCGGCCGGCATCAACCTGGATAAAGACGATGCCAACGACAAACCTGGCGCAGGCAGACAGCCAACTGCTGGAGCAGACGACGCGCCACTCGGTAATGCTGGAGCGGCTTAA
- a CDS encoding minor capsid protein encodes MPTTNLAQADSQLLEQTTRHSVMLERLKAGEVKKFEKYLRQIDTLVRVQLTRKELTTYSRDRLEQFLARVDGKLLEIYKAYGDLVQTDLVDIALYESTFEANSLSKALSIDAVVPTNTVIRAAVFSYPLQVKSIDGGKLLKSFISGWSRTETMRVTNTIRLGFGQGQTNAQIIQAIRGNAAQNFTDGILAVSNRNAASVVQTAIQHVATTARMETLRANSDVVLGYRWVSTLDRKTSQECKGLDGMRFDLGKGPLPPAHINCRSTTVPTTRLSEMFAKDATRASVGDNGGAQVDASLNYYEWLATQPASFQDHALGPVRGKLFRDGGLTPEKFAKLQLDKSFKPLTLAQLKEAEPDMFTRAGVTLGAQPS; translated from the coding sequence ATGCCAACGACAAACCTGGCGCAGGCAGACAGCCAACTGCTGGAGCAGACGACGCGCCACTCGGTAATGCTGGAGCGGCTTAAGGCCGGCGAGGTCAAGAAGTTCGAGAAGTACCTTCGCCAGATCGACACGCTTGTGCGGGTGCAGTTGACCCGCAAGGAGCTGACCACCTACAGCCGGGACCGCCTTGAGCAGTTCCTGGCTCGTGTGGACGGAAAGCTGCTCGAGATCTACAAGGCCTACGGCGATCTGGTGCAGACAGATCTGGTCGATATCGCTCTGTACGAGTCGACCTTCGAGGCCAACAGCCTGAGCAAAGCGCTGTCCATCGACGCGGTGGTGCCGACCAACACGGTGATCCGCGCGGCGGTGTTCTCCTATCCGCTGCAGGTCAAAAGCATCGACGGCGGCAAGCTGCTGAAGAGCTTCATCAGCGGCTGGTCGCGCACTGAGACGATGCGGGTCACGAACACCATCCGCCTCGGCTTCGGCCAAGGCCAGACCAACGCCCAAATCATCCAGGCTATTCGCGGTAACGCGGCGCAAAACTTCACGGACGGCATTCTTGCGGTGAGCAATCGCAACGCCGCCTCCGTGGTGCAGACTGCGATCCAGCATGTGGCCACCACGGCGCGGATGGAAACGCTGAGGGCCAACAGTGACGTGGTGCTGGGTTACCGCTGGGTGTCGACGCTCGACCGCAAGACCTCACAGGAGTGCAAGGGCCTAGACGGCATGCGCTTCGATTTGGGCAAGGGGCCTTTGCCGCCGGCGCACATCAACTGCCGGTCGACTACAGTGCCGACCACCAGGCTTTCGGAGATGTTTGCCAAGGACGCCACGCGCGCTTCGGTGGGCGACAATGGTGGCGCGCAGGTTGATGCCAGCCTGAACTATTACGAGTGGCTGGCAACGCAGCCGGCGAGCTTCCAGGATCATGCCCTCGGGCCGGTCCGGGGCAAGTTGTTCCGCGATGGAGGGCTGACGCCGGAGAAGTTCGCCAAGCTGCAGCTCGACAAGTCGTTTAAGCCGCTGACCCTGGCGCAGCTTAAGGAAGCCGAACCCGACATGTTCACCCGAGCAGGCGTTACACTCGGCGCTCAACCAAGTTGA
- a CDS encoding DnaT-like ssDNA-binding protein: MQIIVEDGKGRPDANSFVPLEKLTFYRDYYGFRIPATEADQVELLLRAAADINARQWKGSKANPKQAMAWPRHDCKIEYQTLSETFVPFELEWGQVRLAVELYAAEQGFKIEEPTHCAEPNGRRTRLNRDTPGLRMRPPPYAPSRTQFADYLVTRGLTVVPR, from the coding sequence ATGCAGATCATCGTTGAGGACGGGAAGGGCAGGCCGGACGCTAATAGCTTCGTGCCTCTGGAGAAGCTGACCTTCTACCGCGACTACTACGGGTTCAGGATCCCTGCAACTGAGGCCGATCAGGTCGAACTGCTGCTGCGCGCCGCAGCCGATATCAACGCTCGTCAATGGAAGGGCAGCAAGGCCAATCCCAAGCAGGCTATGGCCTGGCCGCGACATGACTGCAAGATCGAATATCAGACTCTCTCAGAGACATTCGTGCCCTTTGAGCTTGAGTGGGGCCAAGTACGGCTGGCAGTTGAGTTATACGCCGCCGAGCAGGGGTTTAAGATCGAGGAGCCGACTCACTGCGCTGAACCAAACGGCCGGCGCACACGGTTGAACCGCGATACGCCCGGATTGCGCATGCGCCCGCCGCCATATGCCCCGAGCAGGACGCAGTTTGCGGATTACCTAGTGACGCGTGGTTTGACGGTCGTACCGAGGTGA
- a CDS encoding major capsid protein, which translates to MATTQLTDIFVGDYYASLAPVNGPEKTAVYESGIVTRSPVLDAIASGSQGTAEISYWQDLNADEAPNLSNDDPNDQGEVGKVEQDSMRARVLYLNKGYGVTDLTAELANTEPQQQIRNRFGTYWTRQWQRYTLGAARGIIASNIANNGGDMVIDAGATINANAFQDAAFTAGDAADQFGAIGVHSVVMNQMVKQDLIEYLRDSDGKIILATYLGKPVFMDDGLIYGAGKYLSVFFGQGAFGYGEGAPKVPVELERKPGGGNGGGAEVLWERKTYILQPAGFSWKGSEAQNLSPTATQYAAAANWQRVFSRKQVPFAAVISGTTTP; encoded by the coding sequence ATGGCAACTACCCAACTGACCGACATCTTCGTCGGCGACTACTACGCCTCGCTGGCACCGGTTAACGGCCCGGAAAAGACTGCTGTTTACGAGTCGGGCATCGTGACTCGTTCGCCTGTGCTGGATGCGATCGCCTCCGGCAGTCAAGGCACCGCCGAGATCAGCTACTGGCAGGATCTCAACGCCGATGAGGCCCCGAACCTCAGCAACGATGATCCGAACGATCAAGGCGAAGTCGGTAAGGTCGAGCAGGACAGCATGCGTGCCCGCGTCCTGTACCTCAACAAAGGTTACGGCGTAACCGATCTGACTGCCGAGCTGGCCAACACCGAGCCACAGCAGCAGATCCGTAACCGCTTCGGCACCTACTGGACTCGTCAGTGGCAGCGCTACACCCTGGGTGCCGCTCGCGGCATCATCGCCTCGAACATCGCCAATAACGGCGGTGACATGGTCATCGATGCGGGCGCGACCATCAACGCCAATGCCTTCCAAGACGCCGCGTTCACGGCGGGCGACGCTGCTGATCAGTTCGGCGCGATCGGTGTGCACTCGGTGGTGATGAACCAGATGGTCAAGCAAGACCTGATCGAGTACCTGCGCGACTCCGACGGCAAGATCATCCTTGCCACCTACCTGGGCAAACCTGTTTTTATGGATGACGGCCTGATCTATGGCGCTGGCAAGTACCTGTCTGTGTTCTTCGGCCAGGGCGCTTTCGGCTACGGCGAAGGTGCTCCGAAGGTGCCGGTCGAGCTGGAGCGTAAGCCGGGCGGCGGCAACGGCGGCGGTGCGGAAGTGCTGTGGGAGCGGAAGACTTACATCCTCCAACCTGCCGGCTTCAGCTGGAAGGGTTCCGAGGCTCAGAACCTCAGCCCGACCGCGACCCAGTACGCCGCTGCCGCCAACTGGCAGCGTGTGTTCAGCCGCAAGCAGGTCCCATTTGCCGCTGTGATCAGCGGTACCACCACGCCGTAA
- a CDS encoding HeH/LEM domain-containing protein, which yields MKVIYTDKPGKERGVCYRLLSEFFGVIGTATEVVIEGDAPEIYDAYEAAGIKVSDGKEPENTETDPLKMKVPELKEWLTAKGITFDAAAKKEDLQALVPAE from the coding sequence ATGAAAGTGATCTACACGGACAAGCCGGGCAAAGAGCGCGGCGTATGCTACCGCCTGCTGAGCGAGTTCTTCGGCGTCATTGGCACTGCTACTGAGGTGGTCATCGAGGGCGATGCGCCTGAAATTTACGATGCATACGAAGCGGCCGGTATCAAAGTTTCGGACGGTAAGGAGCCAGAAAACACCGAAACTGACCCTCTGAAAATGAAGGTCCCCGAGCTGAAAGAGTGGCTGACGGCGAAGGGCATCACCTTCGACGCAGCTGCCAAGAAAGAAGACCTGCAGGCTCTGGTGCCAGCCGAATAA
- a CDS encoding phage tail terminator-like protein, with the protein MSHARARQAIETKLAAWSAARPIRVAYSNQPFTPNPSETYLRAFQLPASTTCRYLGGDAYEYTGVYQISIVCPSAQAMAIAETLVEELTQLFRADTPLARNGFDGLITEPVDQGPTITESATYTVPASFTYAGVADQPPAGA; encoded by the coding sequence ATGAGTCACGCACGCGCCCGTCAGGCCATCGAAACGAAGCTGGCCGCATGGTCGGCTGCGCGTCCAATACGAGTGGCCTATTCAAATCAGCCATTCACGCCAAATCCATCTGAAACCTACCTCCGAGCTTTCCAGCTACCAGCTAGCACCACCTGCCGTTACCTCGGTGGGGACGCCTACGAGTACACCGGCGTCTATCAGATCAGCATCGTCTGTCCATCTGCCCAGGCCATGGCCATCGCAGAGACGCTTGTTGAAGAGCTGACACAGCTCTTTCGCGCAGACACGCCACTGGCCCGCAACGGGTTCGATGGCCTCATCACTGAGCCCGTAGATCAGGGGCCAACTATCACTGAGTCCGCGACCTATACGGTCCCGGCCAGCTTCACCTACGCAGGTGTCGCAGACCAACCGCCCGCTGGGGCATAA
- a CDS encoding phage tail protein, producing MAARFPLPNGAVLEIASVMGSAVAFTALTNAKPPVAASVGHSIENGDVLLINSGWALINDRAVKASGVTVDAFALAGLNTTNTDKFTVGAGAGSVIPVSGWTQISKVTSFTSSGGEQQYQTVGYLEDDDDKQFPTNRNPTTITIVVEDQPTAQYVETVEGFDDTKELAVVRMKLRNGDQILYPGYVSITPDPTMERNNVMTRTISIGLSARSLRYLAGA from the coding sequence ATGGCCGCACGCTTTCCGCTGCCGAACGGCGCTGTGCTGGAGATCGCCAGCGTTATGGGATCCGCCGTCGCTTTCACCGCGCTGACCAATGCGAAACCGCCAGTCGCTGCTTCCGTAGGCCACAGCATCGAAAATGGCGACGTTTTGCTGATCAACTCCGGCTGGGCGTTGATCAATGACCGTGCAGTAAAGGCGTCCGGCGTTACCGTTGATGCATTTGCGCTGGCCGGACTCAATACCACCAACACCGACAAGTTCACCGTCGGAGCAGGGGCCGGTTCCGTGATCCCGGTGTCCGGATGGACGCAAATCTCGAAAGTCACTTCTTTCACATCCTCCGGCGGCGAGCAGCAATACCAAACTGTCGGCTACCTGGAAGATGACGATGACAAGCAGTTTCCAACCAACCGCAACCCAACCACGATCACCATCGTGGTGGAGGATCAGCCGACCGCTCAATACGTCGAGACTGTCGAAGGCTTCGATGACACCAAGGAACTTGCCGTCGTGCGCATGAAGTTGCGCAATGGCGATCAGATCCTCTATCCGGGTTATGTGAGCATCACTCCAGATCCGACCATGGAGCGCAACAACGTCATGACGCGCACCATCAGCATCGGGCTTTCTGCTCGTTCGCTCCGTTACTTGGCCGGCGCATAA
- a CDS encoding phage tail assembly chaperone, with amino-acid sequence MAKIRIAQNPTFKANVHIPIVGCEPEAIEFTFKYRDRPALAALFDEWNRKAKEMRDGFGEGTTLSDVVAAETEYQVQQVKDLVAGWGFDDKFDDKSILALVKSCQGTAEAVVNAYQSAFNQARLGN; translated from the coding sequence ATGGCAAAGATCAGGATCGCTCAGAACCCTACGTTCAAAGCCAACGTGCACATTCCAATCGTTGGGTGTGAGCCCGAGGCAATCGAGTTCACCTTCAAGTATCGCGATCGCCCGGCACTCGCCGCGCTGTTCGACGAGTGGAACAGGAAGGCGAAGGAAATGCGCGATGGGTTCGGGGAAGGCACCACATTGTCAGATGTCGTTGCTGCCGAAACCGAATATCAGGTGCAGCAGGTCAAGGACCTGGTCGCGGGCTGGGGCTTCGATGACAAGTTCGACGACAAGAGCATCCTTGCCCTTGTGAAGTCATGCCAAGGTACTGCCGAAGCGGTAGTGAATGCCTACCAGAGCGCATTCAATCAGGCCCGGCTGGGAAACTGA
- a CDS encoding DUF1799 domain-containing protein yields the protein MLGLTAADLSGDDVEVWPCNWSAFLLFNRMSTQWRVGTGGPIGLDYNCIRDVAGFLGIKKKKLAEIFPDLQVLESEALRVMAEEREYSP from the coding sequence ATCCTCGGGCTGACGGCTGCCGATTTGTCGGGTGACGATGTAGAGGTCTGGCCATGCAACTGGTCGGCCTTTCTCCTGTTCAACCGAATGTCCACGCAGTGGCGGGTCGGCACCGGTGGCCCGATCGGCCTCGATTACAACTGCATTCGCGACGTAGCCGGCTTCCTCGGCATCAAGAAAAAGAAACTCGCTGAAATCTTTCCTGACCTGCAGGTGCTGGAAAGCGAAGCCCTGCGCGTCATGGCGGAGGAAAGGGAATACAGCCCGTAG
- a CDS encoding phage tail tape measure protein yields MNIAELGVKIDSADAIEAKTSLDEMAKAGGRAEQSAVSLMNEMQALEKSLSTSAKTTQDLAKQRDALAKLTKTGAYGEAEAAKISAQLDKQQVALAKSAMDEQKALNSLLGAIDPARAALAKLDTQVEQLGKHLDAGRISQDEYNTALSKIDKDYDKLNKTTTGFDKLRLGTRQAQENVVQLGNALSSGDWGSGVRAVAQLGAGAGAGAAGLLAILGPLALATAAVGGLAYAFYKGSEEQDSYNKALILTGNYAGVSAGQLGDMARQVSATVGTTGQAAAVLALLADNGKIAGESFTGITQAAVSMQEATGKAVSETVAEFTKLADDPVKASAALNEQYHYLTASVYSQIAALEKQGDHAGAVKLATEQYADAINERTPRILENLSFWEKGYNAVARAADNLKNLGRPDINADIEQARRNLESAQSGNVGLFQNKQEMIDLYQNRLNMLEDQKAAKADIAKWEGEQAKAQGEAVTAMGKIDALTKSAWTNEQKRTEAIKEYKRQLEDIRKVAPNDPRLNQAAIDKNLANINDQFKDPKAAGTQVDLTGFNNAKNNLTAISEEYKNAQKELDAAQKAGLVSQADYALKREALIGNERDEVTAAYEAEIAALEAAKAKKTTSAAQSIQLDQKIADARAGMVKAQKEADSQLEVLATNETGRLSRQERSITTYVQALAQQQRALELAGQRAVLGVGQGDRQNALNSELNSQQDRFAQQALELADQKSDPSRNMSEEEFARKSQALADANKAATDQIRQNYADVEAAQADWTKGATSAWANYLDSASNIAGQTKTLFGNAFSSMEDAVVNFAMTGKLSFADFTKSILADMARIATRQASSALLSSLVGAATSYFAGGGGGNGLAAGSVGATSSNLGASSAGYSSNYFPQALGGAWSSGVQMFANGGAFTNSIVSTPTAFGMAGGRAGVMGEAGPEAIMPLTRTSSGKLGVLAAGGGSGTAISINAPVTVVTQDRGSEGMQIDQQALSRNLQSQMQAVAEKAVADSWRAGGTSFRNANGRA; encoded by the coding sequence ATGAACATTGCAGAGCTCGGCGTCAAGATCGACTCGGCCGATGCAATCGAGGCCAAAACGAGCCTTGATGAAATGGCGAAGGCCGGCGGCCGGGCCGAGCAGTCCGCCGTTTCGCTGATGAACGAAATGCAGGCGCTGGAGAAATCGCTTTCTACCAGTGCCAAGACCACGCAGGACCTGGCCAAACAGCGCGATGCTTTGGCGAAGCTCACCAAAACCGGCGCCTATGGCGAGGCTGAGGCCGCGAAGATCTCGGCACAGCTCGACAAGCAGCAGGTAGCGCTGGCCAAGTCGGCCATGGATGAGCAGAAGGCGCTGAACAGCCTGCTGGGCGCCATTGACCCGGCCCGCGCCGCACTGGCGAAGCTGGACACCCAGGTCGAGCAACTGGGCAAGCATCTGGATGCCGGCCGGATCAGCCAGGACGAGTACAACACCGCCCTGAGCAAGATCGACAAGGACTACGACAAGCTCAACAAAACCACCACCGGTTTCGACAAGCTGCGCCTCGGCACCCGCCAGGCGCAGGAAAACGTCGTGCAACTGGGGAATGCGCTGTCCTCGGGAGACTGGGGAAGTGGCGTACGTGCGGTTGCGCAATTGGGCGCCGGTGCAGGCGCGGGCGCAGCGGGACTGCTCGCCATTCTCGGCCCGCTCGCGCTGGCCACCGCCGCCGTAGGCGGTCTGGCGTACGCTTTCTATAAGGGGAGCGAGGAACAGGACAGCTACAACAAAGCGTTGATCCTAACCGGTAACTACGCCGGTGTGAGCGCCGGGCAGCTGGGCGACATGGCGCGTCAGGTCAGCGCAACCGTTGGCACCACTGGCCAAGCCGCAGCCGTGCTCGCTCTGCTGGCCGACAACGGCAAGATCGCCGGCGAGAGCTTCACCGGAATCACCCAGGCTGCCGTGTCGATGCAGGAGGCAACTGGCAAGGCCGTAAGCGAGACAGTGGCGGAGTTCACCAAGCTCGCCGACGACCCGGTCAAGGCGTCTGCTGCGCTGAATGAGCAATACCACTACCTGACCGCGTCGGTTTACTCGCAGATCGCCGCGCTGGAGAAGCAGGGCGACCACGCCGGCGCCGTGAAACTGGCGACCGAGCAGTATGCCGACGCGATCAACGAGCGAACCCCACGAATTCTGGAGAACCTGAGTTTCTGGGAGAAAGGTTACAACGCCGTTGCGCGTGCGGCGGACAACTTGAAGAACCTTGGCCGGCCGGATATCAACGCCGATATCGAGCAGGCTCGGCGTAATCTGGAATCGGCCCAGTCAGGCAATGTTGGTCTGTTCCAGAACAAGCAGGAGATGATCGATCTCTACCAGAATCGTCTCAACATGCTTGAAGATCAAAAAGCAGCTAAAGCCGATATCGCCAAATGGGAAGGGGAACAGGCAAAAGCCCAAGGCGAAGCTGTTACCGCCATGGGCAAGATCGACGCACTCACCAAGTCGGCGTGGACGAATGAACAGAAGCGCACCGAGGCGATCAAGGAGTACAAGCGGCAGCTCGAAGATATCCGCAAGGTCGCGCCCAACGACCCTCGCCTGAATCAGGCCGCGATCGACAAGAACCTGGCGAACATCAACGACCAATTCAAGGATCCTAAGGCTGCCGGAACTCAGGTTGATTTGACCGGCTTCAACAATGCCAAGAACAACCTGACAGCCATCAGCGAAGAGTACAAAAACGCCCAGAAGGAGCTGGACGCGGCGCAGAAGGCTGGGCTCGTTTCGCAAGCCGACTACGCCCTTAAACGCGAAGCGCTGATCGGCAATGAGCGCGACGAGGTGACAGCAGCCTACGAGGCTGAGATTGCAGCGCTGGAGGCCGCCAAGGCGAAAAAAACCACCTCTGCTGCGCAAAGCATCCAACTCGACCAGAAGATCGCCGATGCGCGAGCGGGGATGGTCAAGGCGCAGAAAGAGGCGGACAGCCAGCTTGAGGTTCTGGCCACGAACGAAACCGGTCGCCTCTCTCGACAAGAGCGGTCGATCACGACCTACGTCCAAGCCTTGGCCCAGCAACAGAGGGCTCTGGAATTGGCGGGCCAGCGCGCCGTTCTCGGCGTCGGCCAAGGCGATCGTCAGAACGCTCTCAACAGCGAGCTGAACAGCCAGCAAGACCGGTTCGCACAGCAAGCTCTGGAGCTCGCAGATCAGAAGTCCGATCCATCGCGGAATATGTCGGAGGAGGAGTTCGCCCGAAAATCGCAGGCTCTCGCCGATGCGAACAAGGCCGCCACGGACCAGATCCGCCAAAACTACGCGGATGTGGAGGCGGCGCAGGCTGATTGGACCAAGGGTGCGACATCGGCTTGGGCCAACTACTTGGACTCGGCGAGCAATATTGCCGGTCAGACGAAAACCCTGTTCGGCAACGCCTTCAGCTCGATGGAAGACGCAGTCGTCAACTTCGCCATGACCGGGAAGCTGTCGTTTGCTGACTTCACCAAGTCGATTCTGGCGGATATGGCGCGGATCGCGACCCGTCAAGCCAGCTCGGCGTTGCTGAGCAGTCTCGTCGGCGCGGCCACCAGTTACTTCGCGGGCGGTGGGGGCGGTAATGGGCTCGCGGCGGGATCAGTAGGTGCAACGTCGTCGAATCTCGGCGCGTCCTCGGCTGGTTATTCCAGCAACTACTTCCCGCAGGCGCTCGGTGGTGCCTGGTCATCGGGTGTGCAGATGTTCGCCAATGGCGGCGCCTTTACCAACAGCATCGTCAGTACGCCGACTGCCTTCGGGATGGCCGGCGGCCGGGCGGGAGTTATGGGGGAGGCGGGGCCAGAGGCAATCATGCCGCTGACCCGGACCTCCAGCGGCAAGCTGGGTGTTCTCGCTGCCGGCGGTGGCTCCGGGACTGCGATCAGCATCAACGCACCGGTCACGGTGGTGACACAGGACCGAGGCTCCGAAGGGATGCAGATTGACCAGCAGGCACTGTCGAGAAACCTGCAATCGCAAATGCAGGCCGTGGCCGAGAAAGCCGTCGCTGACTCTTGGCGCGCGGGCGGCACCAGCTTCCGAAATGCAAATGGGAGGGCCTGA